One Orcinus orca chromosome 7, mOrcOrc1.1, whole genome shotgun sequence genomic window carries:
- the CTLA4 gene encoding cytotoxic T-lymphocyte protein 4 isoform X1: MACFGFQSHGARLDLASGTWPCTALFSLLFIPVFSKGVHVAQPAVVLASSRGVASFVCEYGSSGKAAEVRVTVLRKAGSQLNEVCAATYMVEDELTFLEDSTCTGTSSGNKVNLTIQGLRATDSGLYICKVELMYPPPYYVGMGNGTQIYVIDPEPCPDSDFLLWILAAVSSGLFFYSFLITAVSLSKMLKKRSPLTTGVYVKMPPTEPECEKQFQPYFIPIN, encoded by the exons ATGGCTTGCTTTGGCTTCCAGAGTCATGGGGCTCGGCTGGACCTGGCTTCTGGGACCTGGCCCTGTACTgccctgttttctcttctcttcatccCCGTTTTCTCTAAAG GGGTGCACGTGGCCCAGCCCGCAGTGGTCCTGGCCAGCAGTCGGGGTGTTGCCAGCTTCGTCTGTGAATATGGGTCGTCAGGCAAAGCCGCCGAGGTCCGGGTGACGGTGTTGCGGAAGGCAGGCAGCCAGCTGAACGAAGTCTGCGCCGCGACCTACATGGTGGAAGATGAGCTGACCTTCCTGGAGGATTCCACTTGCACTGGCACCTCCAGTGGGAACAAAGTGAACCTCACCATCCAAGGGCTGAGGGCCACGGACTCCGGGCTCTACATCTGCAAGGTGGAGCTCATGTACCCGCCGCCCTACTATGTGGGCATGGGCAATGGAACCCAAATTTACGTCATTG ATCCAGAACCATGCCCGGATTCTGATTTCCTCCTCTGGATCCTGGCAGCAGTTAGTTCAGGGTTGTTTTTCTACAGCTTCCTCATCACAGCTGTTTCTTTGAGCAAAATG CTAAAGAAGAGAAGCCCTCTTACTACAGGGGTCTATGTGAAAATGCCCCCAACAGAGCCAGAATGTGAAAAGCAATTTCAGCCTTATTTCATTCCCATCAATTGA
- the CTLA4 gene encoding cytotoxic T-lymphocyte protein 4 isoform X2, translating to MACFGFQSHGARLDLASGTWPCTALFSLLFIPVFSKGVHVAQPAVVLASSRGVASFVCEYGSSGKAAEVRVTVLRKAGSQLNEVCAATYMVEDELTFLEDSTCTGTSSGNKVNLTIQGLRATDSGLYICKVELMYPPPYYVGMGNGTQIYVIAKEEKPSYYRGLCENAPNRARM from the exons ATGGCTTGCTTTGGCTTCCAGAGTCATGGGGCTCGGCTGGACCTGGCTTCTGGGACCTGGCCCTGTACTgccctgttttctcttctcttcatccCCGTTTTCTCTAAAG GGGTGCACGTGGCCCAGCCCGCAGTGGTCCTGGCCAGCAGTCGGGGTGTTGCCAGCTTCGTCTGTGAATATGGGTCGTCAGGCAAAGCCGCCGAGGTCCGGGTGACGGTGTTGCGGAAGGCAGGCAGCCAGCTGAACGAAGTCTGCGCCGCGACCTACATGGTGGAAGATGAGCTGACCTTCCTGGAGGATTCCACTTGCACTGGCACCTCCAGTGGGAACAAAGTGAACCTCACCATCCAAGGGCTGAGGGCCACGGACTCCGGGCTCTACATCTGCAAGGTGGAGCTCATGTACCCGCCGCCCTACTATGTGGGCATGGGCAATGGAACCCAAATTTACGTCATTG CTAAAGAAGAGAAGCCCTCTTACTACAGGGGTCTATGTGAAAATGCCCCCAACAGAGCCAGAATGTGA